One Glycine max cultivar Williams 82 chromosome 6, Glycine_max_v4.0, whole genome shotgun sequence DNA segment encodes these proteins:
- the LOC100796419 gene encoding uncharacterized protein has protein sequence MAKFDTSFLGLNRIMYCINVYADYEVEREREKGGNGVCYWSEIGIVLHRCCSGVVSGPLQPPQRLQARALILYSTEGGRLLHFLIQLLIELKDEWPPQITGKSNFFLGKTETNGNF, from the exons atggccaaATTTGATACTTCATTCCTCGGGCTAAATCGTATTATGTATTGCATCAACGTATATGCTGATTATGAGGTTGAG agagagagagagaaggggggaaATGGGGTGTGTTATTGGAGTGAGATTGGCATCGTTCTTCACCGGTGCTGCAGCGGCGTCGTTTCTGGGCCTCTACAGCCTCCACAACGATTACAAGCTCGCGCACTTATACTATATTCAACGG AGGGAGGCAGACTGCTTCATTTCCTGATCCAGCTTTTGATTGAATTGAAAG ATGAATGGCCTCCACAAATCACTGGAAAGTCGAATTTCTTCCTTGGAAAAACTGAAACAAACGGAAACTTCTGA